One region of Halohasta litchfieldiae genomic DNA includes:
- a CDS encoding PAS domain S-box protein: MKETISTVFDDLEIGITLHDPETGAIVGVNSRLEELYGYSSAQLKEMEVADYTPADSPFTQADAVERIRAAAEGEPQTFEWQIERSNGQQVWVRVRLAETQLDGDRYVIAEIRDITERKEREQELAVKDQAIEQAPVGVTMTDPAQEDNPLVYANPAFTDLIGYSESEITGWNHRKLQGTDTDEAATAEFRTAIDTEESTTVQLRNYRKDGTMFWNRVSLAPLYDDSGRLTNWVGFQQDVTDRKNWENKLTALHTATHELMSATTSQDVAEIACQMAENVLGFPINSVNFYDEAEGGLAPIAVSEGVTNLLDSPPVLDSGLAWEAYQHEDAHIRHNLDKSDDLYNPETEIKSEIFVPFGAYGIMIVASTEAEAFDETDLSLAKILASNIESTLDRTEQEQQYRQLTERISEGYYAVDTDWTVTYWNEVVAERVGIAADDILGENIFEQFPQINGTEYEEVLREAMELQTPQSREFYYEPGAYWIEIHAYPDEDGIAVISSDITERKEQQHQLEAEQAFIQQSLEALDDSFYMLDANGYLERWNPALTEITGYSDAELAEINAIELFSEVDHERVTEAIGAVLETGSAVVEAELLTKEGKPIPHEFTGTRLTDAEGNVRGIIGIGRDVSERRERLRRLQKQETAFRRLHQTASTSAPFEEKIADLLNFGREYMGVEQGFFTRFENGTQRVVVGVGPNEQLQDGAEAPFSESYCRYTVDPDSESPLTVTNAAEEGWKDDPAFERFGLACYAGSKITVDGETIGTICFADRNPQDREFTEIQETFIELLTEWVSYEIERAERERKYRRLTERISDAYYAVDTDFTVTYWNDVIATRIDAPAEEVLGTNLWEYFPEIEGTVVEERLREAMETQEPTSCEYYYEPADYWTALQIYPDKDGLAVISKDITDRKEYEAQLERSNERLQEFAYILSHDLQEPLRMVSSYIDLLEVELDEYLDEETQEYMNFAVDGADRMRGMIDGLLQYSRVESEGEEFSETDVEDVVDGIQDDLQLKIDDANAEVVVDELPTVQADYDQLGQLFQNLLKNAIEHGGSGTRIEISAAKTPSGYQFAVSDNGPGIPVDEQDDIFGLFDKGGDSEGTGIGLAVCERIITRHNGDIWVESDGESGTTFHFTIETE, encoded by the coding sequence ATGAAAGAGACTATTTCGACCGTGTTTGACGATCTGGAGATCGGGATTACGTTACACGATCCGGAGACGGGCGCGATTGTCGGCGTCAACAGTCGACTCGAAGAGCTGTATGGCTACAGTTCGGCTCAGCTCAAGGAGATGGAGGTCGCAGACTACACGCCTGCGGACTCCCCGTTCACCCAGGCGGATGCTGTGGAGCGAATTCGGGCTGCTGCCGAGGGCGAGCCACAGACATTCGAGTGGCAGATCGAGCGGTCGAATGGCCAGCAGGTCTGGGTCCGAGTCCGGTTGGCCGAAACCCAACTCGACGGCGACCGCTATGTAATCGCGGAGATTCGGGATATCACCGAGCGAAAGGAGCGCGAGCAGGAACTCGCGGTGAAAGATCAGGCCATCGAACAGGCTCCGGTTGGGGTCACAATGACTGATCCAGCCCAGGAAGACAATCCGCTCGTCTATGCGAACCCGGCGTTCACCGATCTCATTGGCTATTCCGAGTCGGAGATCACCGGCTGGAACCATCGGAAGCTGCAGGGAACCGACACGGATGAGGCGGCGACAGCCGAGTTCCGGACTGCAATCGACACCGAGGAGTCGACGACGGTCCAGCTCCGGAACTACAGGAAGGACGGAACGATGTTCTGGAACCGGGTTTCGCTGGCACCGCTATACGACGACTCGGGGAGGCTGACTAACTGGGTTGGCTTTCAGCAGGACGTCACCGACCGAAAGAACTGGGAAAACAAGCTGACAGCGCTCCATACGGCCACCCACGAACTCATGAGTGCGACGACATCCCAAGACGTGGCTGAGATTGCCTGTCAGATGGCTGAAAACGTGCTCGGGTTTCCGATAAACAGCGTCAATTTCTACGACGAGGCTGAAGGTGGGCTGGCACCCATAGCGGTCTCTGAAGGTGTCACCAACCTCTTAGACAGCCCGCCCGTACTCGACTCGGGGCTTGCATGGGAGGCCTACCAGCATGAGGACGCTCATATTCGTCACAATCTCGATAAAAGCGATGATCTATACAATCCAGAGACCGAGATCAAAAGCGAAATATTCGTTCCATTCGGGGCCTACGGCATTATGATCGTCGCCTCAACCGAGGCGGAGGCGTTCGACGAGACCGACCTCAGTCTGGCCAAGATTCTGGCTTCGAACATCGAGAGCACGCTGGACCGCACCGAACAGGAACAGCAGTACCGCCAACTGACCGAACGCATCTCGGAGGGCTACTACGCCGTCGACACCGACTGGACGGTCACCTACTGGAACGAGGTGGTTGCCGAACGTGTTGGGATCGCAGCCGACGACATCCTCGGTGAGAACATTTTCGAGCAGTTCCCGCAGATCAACGGCACAGAGTACGAGGAGGTACTCCGGGAAGCAATGGAGTTACAGACCCCTCAGTCTCGTGAGTTTTACTACGAGCCTGGAGCGTACTGGATCGAGATTCACGCCTATCCTGACGAAGACGGGATTGCAGTCATTTCCAGCGACATCACCGAGCGCAAGGAACAACAGCATCAGCTCGAAGCCGAGCAGGCGTTTATCCAGCAGAGCCTCGAAGCGCTCGACGACTCGTTTTATATGTTGGATGCCAATGGGTATTTGGAGCGGTGGAACCCGGCACTTACTGAAATTACGGGCTACTCCGATGCAGAACTCGCTGAGATCAACGCTATAGAGCTGTTTTCCGAGGTCGACCACGAACGGGTCACTGAGGCAATTGGAGCGGTGTTGGAGACCGGATCGGCCGTCGTCGAGGCCGAACTGCTCACCAAAGAAGGGAAGCCGATCCCCCACGAGTTCACCGGCACACGACTGACCGACGCCGAGGGGAACGTGCGGGGAATCATCGGCATCGGCCGCGACGTCTCCGAGCGACGGGAACGGCTCCGTCGACTCCAGAAACAAGAGACTGCGTTCCGTCGACTCCACCAGACGGCCTCAACATCCGCACCGTTCGAAGAGAAGATCGCCGACCTGCTGAACTTCGGGCGGGAGTATATGGGTGTCGAACAGGGCTTTTTCACTCGGTTCGAGAACGGCACACAGCGAGTCGTTGTCGGTGTCGGCCCGAACGAGCAGCTCCAAGACGGGGCCGAAGCACCGTTTTCGGAGTCCTACTGTCGGTACACTGTCGACCCAGACTCGGAGAGCCCACTGACGGTGACGAACGCGGCCGAAGAGGGCTGGAAGGACGACCCTGCCTTCGAGCGATTCGGACTGGCCTGCTATGCTGGCTCGAAGATTACCGTCGACGGCGAGACCATCGGCACCATCTGTTTTGCCGACCGGAACCCACAGGATCGGGAGTTCACCGAGATTCAGGAGACGTTTATCGAACTGCTGACCGAGTGGGTGAGCTACGAGATCGAACGCGCCGAGCGCGAGCGGAAGTATCGGCGGCTCACTGAACGCATTTCGGATGCCTACTACGCCGTCGACACCGATTTCACGGTCACCTACTGGAACGACGTGATCGCGACCCGGATCGACGCCCCGGCCGAGGAGGTTCTCGGGACAAATCTCTGGGAGTACTTCCCCGAAATCGAGGGGACTGTCGTCGAAGAGCGGCTCCGGGAGGCGATGGAAACACAGGAGCCGACAAGCTGTGAGTACTACTACGAGCCAGCCGACTACTGGACGGCCCTCCAGATCTATCCTGACAAAGACGGACTCGCCGTCATCTCGAAGGATATCACCGACCGAAAGGAGTACGAGGCCCAACTGGAGCGCTCCAACGAGCGACTCCAAGAGTTCGCCTACATACTCTCGCATGACCTCCAAGAACCCCTCCGGATGGTTTCAAGCTATATCGATCTCCTGGAGGTCGAACTCGATGAGTATCTCGACGAGGAGACACAGGAGTACATGAACTTCGCCGTCGACGGCGCAGATCGGATGCGCGGGATGATCGACGGCCTCCTGCAGTACTCGCGGGTCGAAAGTGAGGGCGAGGAGTTCTCTGAAACAGACGTTGAAGATGTCGTCGACGGGATTCAGGATGACCTCCAGCTCAAGATCGACGACGCCAACGCCGAGGTCGTGGTCGACGAGCTCCCGACAGTGCAGGCCGATTACGATCAGCTGGGCCAGCTGTTCCAGAACCTCCTTAAAAATGCTATCGAGCATGGCGGATCGGGAACACGGATCGAGATCTCAGCCGCGAAGACGCCATCGGGCTATCAGTTCGCAGTCAGTGACAACGGGCCGGGGATTCCGGTCGACGAGCAGGACGACATCTTTGGACTGTTCGACAAAGGTGGCGACAGTGAGGGAACTGGAATCGGGCTGGCAGTCTGTGAACGGATCATCACCCGACACAACGGCGATATTTGGGTGGAGTCGGACGGTGAGTCAGGGACGACGTTCCACTTCACGATTGAAACCGAGTAG
- a CDS encoding response regulator → MTDSDKTAEILLAEDNPGDVMLTKKALEKGKLANNLHVVTDGVEALEFLRREGEYEDSPRPDIILLDLNMPRKDGQDVLKELKNDDDLCRIPVVVLTSSESEEDIAKSYELNANAYLTKPVDFDGFIEIVNRLENFWFKVVKFPEK, encoded by the coding sequence ATGACTGATTCGGACAAGACCGCCGAGATACTGCTGGCCGAGGACAATCCGGGCGACGTCATGTTGACCAAGAAGGCTCTCGAAAAGGGAAAACTCGCCAACAACCTCCACGTCGTCACCGATGGTGTCGAGGCCCTCGAATTCCTCAGACGGGAGGGTGAGTACGAGGATTCACCCCGACCGGATATCATCTTGTTGGACCTCAACATGCCCCGAAAGGATGGCCAAGACGTACTGAAAGAACTCAAAAACGACGACGATCTATGTCGGATTCCGGTCGTCGTGTTGACCAGTTCCGAGTCCGAGGAGGATATCGCCAAATCCTACGAACTCAACGCGAATGCCTATCTCACCAAACCCGTCGACTTCGATGGCTTCATCGAGATTGTCAACCGACTGGAGAACTTCTGGTTCAAGGTCGTGAAATTCCCGGAGAAGTAA
- a CDS encoding ATP-binding response regulator codes for MSISPDDELHLLLVEDNPGDAKLFEHHLTTSRSEAFPPATVSHVESLAAAVNELEAEPYDLVLLDLGLPESSGLETLNRYNEAIEREELTPVPVVVLTGLKDDAASVEAIERGAQDYLVKDNVDENVLHRTLRYALERHAQQQELRRQNQRLEQFASVVSHDLRNPLSVATGRIEMVDDDHADVIERNLDRMETIIEDVLTLAREGKSVEETEPVDLSSLAVKCWENVETASASLSTDDEITIMADQSRCRQLLENLIRNSVEHSSTGSRPQADDSVEHVGEDVSIHIGRVDGGFYVEDDGLGIPEDKREEVFEAGYTTNRDGTGFGLNIVREIAEAHGWSVEITESADGGARFEFTGITAL; via the coding sequence ATGTCGATCAGCCCGGACGACGAACTCCATCTGCTCCTCGTCGAGGACAACCCCGGCGACGCCAAACTGTTCGAACACCACCTTACAACCAGCCGGAGCGAAGCGTTTCCGCCCGCGACCGTCAGCCATGTCGAGTCGCTCGCGGCGGCCGTCAACGAACTTGAAGCCGAACCCTACGACCTCGTGTTGCTCGATCTGGGACTCCCCGAGAGCAGCGGCCTCGAAACCCTCAATCGGTACAACGAGGCCATCGAGCGCGAGGAGCTAACGCCGGTGCCGGTGGTCGTCCTGACGGGACTGAAAGACGATGCCGCCTCGGTCGAAGCCATCGAACGCGGCGCGCAGGATTATCTCGTCAAGGATAACGTCGACGAGAACGTCCTCCACCGGACGCTTCGCTACGCCTTGGAGCGCCACGCCCAACAGCAAGAGCTTCGTCGACAGAACCAGCGATTAGAGCAGTTCGCCAGCGTCGTCAGCCACGACCTGCGGAACCCCCTCAGCGTCGCCACAGGCCGCATCGAGATGGTCGACGACGACCACGCCGACGTCATCGAACGGAACCTTGACCGAATGGAGACGATTATCGAGGACGTCCTGACGCTCGCCCGCGAGGGAAAATCCGTCGAGGAGACTGAACCCGTCGACCTCTCGTCGCTCGCGGTCAAATGCTGGGAGAACGTCGAGACCGCCAGTGCCTCGCTGTCGACCGACGACGAGATAACCATCATGGCCGACCAGAGCCGGTGTCGACAGCTACTGGAAAACCTGATTCGCAACAGCGTGGAACACAGTTCCACGGGCAGTCGGCCACAGGCCGACGACAGCGTAGAACACGTTGGCGAGGACGTCTCGATCCATATCGGCCGTGTTGACGGTGGCTTCTATGTCGAAGACGATGGGCTGGGGATTCCCGAAGACAAGCGGGAGGAAGTCTTCGAGGCAGGCTACACAACCAACCGAGACGGAACCGGCTTCGGGTTGAATATTGTCCGTGAGATCGCCGAAGCTCACGGTTGGAGCGTCGAGATCACTGAGAGCGCCGACGGCGGCGCGCGGTTCGAGTTCACCGGTATTACGGCCCTATAG
- a CDS encoding putative manganese transporter — protein MAGEVVDIFIASVRDGYVQVSAFVAVTVLLFSYIQYRTRGKLTAKLGDNSRIQPLVGALMGLTPGCGGAIVMMPLYLRGTVSFGTVVATLIATAGDSAFVILALAPKAAAYSYGLAFAAAVIFGYAIDQFGLGVGYVDRAVSQLSRPVTDGGSSVSVLGRSSNPAHEYEGPSPGHSHETGPDRESTVLTPLTHGVHGLWWLAAVGGLALGTTYLLRGAPEVPLSTGMSFSGLFTIVGITGTSLSFYLYFVGRHYIGEGGVGRAKDTFGSLYETFQHAAMETSFVTVWVLVAYLLYEYPVFLFNLDIAAIAAAAGIFAPIGGALLGLIPGCGPQIVLASAYAQGGIPFSALTANAISQDGDALFPLIAIDKKAAIIASLYTTVPALVVGIGLHLLWGPLFGFGVLGS, from the coding sequence ATGGCGGGTGAGGTCGTCGACATCTTCATCGCTTCTGTGAGAGACGGCTATGTACAGGTGAGTGCGTTCGTCGCCGTGACCGTACTGCTGTTTAGCTACATTCAGTACCGGACCCGCGGAAAACTGACTGCCAAACTCGGCGACAACAGCCGAATCCAACCGCTCGTTGGGGCGCTCATGGGACTCACACCGGGCTGTGGGGGGGCTATCGTGATGATGCCGCTCTACCTTCGGGGAACGGTGAGCTTCGGGACCGTTGTGGCGACACTGATTGCCACTGCTGGCGACTCGGCGTTCGTCATCCTCGCGTTGGCGCCGAAAGCCGCTGCCTACTCATACGGACTAGCGTTCGCTGCGGCAGTTATCTTTGGCTATGCAATAGATCAGTTTGGGTTAGGCGTTGGCTACGTCGACCGTGCGGTGAGCCAACTGAGTCGACCGGTCACCGACGGCGGCTCCTCGGTCAGTGTGCTCGGGCGGAGTTCAAACCCGGCCCACGAGTACGAGGGCCCCTCACCAGGACACTCCCACGAGACGGGGCCTGACAGAGAGTCCACGGTTCTCACACCGCTGACTCACGGGGTCCACGGGCTGTGGTGGCTCGCAGCCGTTGGGGGACTCGCACTCGGCACGACATATCTCCTCCGTGGCGCACCCGAGGTCCCACTCTCGACGGGCATGTCCTTTTCAGGACTGTTCACTATCGTCGGGATCACCGGGACGTCACTCTCGTTTTACCTGTATTTCGTCGGTCGACACTACATCGGCGAGGGGGGTGTCGGCCGGGCCAAAGACACGTTTGGGAGCCTCTACGAGACGTTCCAGCACGCGGCGATGGAGACTAGCTTCGTTACAGTCTGGGTGTTGGTTGCCTATCTGCTCTACGAGTATCCCGTCTTCCTGTTCAATCTCGATATCGCGGCCATTGCAGCCGCGGCTGGTATATTCGCACCGATAGGGGGTGCCCTGCTCGGATTAATCCCCGGCTGTGGACCACAGATCGTGTTAGCCAGTGCCTACGCGCAAGGTGGGATTCCGTTTTCCGCATTGACGGCCAATGCAATCAGTCAGGACGGTGACGCGCTGTTCCCACTGATCGCCATCGACAAGAAGGCTGCCATCATCGCCAGCCTCTATACGACTGTGCCCGCGCTCGTCGTCGGTATCGGGTTACATCTCCTCTGGGGACCGCTGTTCGGCTTCGGCGTGCTTGGGTCCTGA
- a CDS encoding cold-shock protein: MANGTVDFFNDTGGYGFIETEDADDDVFFHMEDVGGPDLEEGQDVEFDIEQSPKGPRATNLTRL, translated from the coding sequence ATGGCAAACGGCACGGTTGATTTCTTCAACGACACTGGCGGCTACGGTTTTATCGAGACAGAAGATGCTGACGACGACGTGTTCTTCCACATGGAAGACGTTGGTGGTCCGGATCTCGAAGAGGGTCAGGATGTCGAGTTCGACATCGAGCAGTCCCCGAAAGGCCCACGCGCAACGAACCTAACCCGTCTGTAA
- a CDS encoding twin-arginine translocation signal domain-containing protein — protein sequence MDRRSFMQAAGATTGAVALGGCLGDNEDSVPELGDGPQRYDLPTYSELTPAETQSGDGVVFLHLRLAVVGAVQRAATAGRLPDGPLVEFPLSGIETVADAVETLSSYPVAAPLRRAVIDAAGPLPDGTAFGANGTVAPDNERIDRNTTINETETENETENETKNETNGGILSGESTETGTPGIGVTDLTLTDELVLFHGSFDRQVIADRYTEGFQQVDQQRGLRIYEGTGDRSGQAFAVAEDMLIIPTENSSRSSAAETLLAHSLSGYINTLDRVVDDEDGQWLFETTGPAALSLGVWGTDTPLSLTADRVGVRTDIVDGLGPVFGTVDGFISALAVTVDTTGTVSTLEGRFAGLFEESMPTEDELRTSLVSDETAAEIVLDAPRAHLTTTFEDA from the coding sequence ATGGACAGACGGAGTTTCATGCAGGCTGCTGGGGCCACGACTGGAGCAGTCGCGCTTGGTGGCTGTCTCGGTGACAACGAGGATTCAGTCCCAGAACTCGGGGATGGCCCCCAGCGATACGATCTCCCGACGTACAGCGAGCTCACACCCGCCGAGACGCAAAGTGGCGATGGCGTCGTGTTCCTACATCTACGGCTTGCGGTGGTTGGGGCGGTCCAACGGGCAGCGACAGCCGGTCGACTACCTGACGGACCGCTCGTGGAGTTCCCGCTATCCGGTATCGAGACGGTTGCCGACGCCGTCGAGACGCTGTCGAGCTATCCGGTTGCAGCCCCTCTCCGTCGGGCAGTCATCGACGCCGCCGGACCACTTCCCGATGGGACTGCGTTCGGTGCCAACGGGACAGTCGCCCCCGACAACGAACGTATCGACAGAAATACTACGATCAACGAAACCGAAACGGAAAACGAAACGGAAAACGAAACTAAAAACGAGACGAACGGTGGGATTCTGTCGGGCGAGAGCACTGAGACTGGTACGCCCGGGATTGGCGTCACCGATCTGACGCTGACCGACGAACTGGTGCTCTTCCACGGGAGCTTCGACCGGCAGGTCATTGCGGATCGGTACACTGAGGGGTTCCAACAGGTCGACCAACAGCGTGGGCTGCGGATATACGAAGGGACTGGCGACCGCTCGGGACAGGCGTTCGCAGTTGCTGAGGATATGCTCATCATCCCAACCGAGAACAGCAGTCGGTCCTCGGCCGCCGAAACCCTCCTTGCTCACAGTCTGAGCGGCTATATCAACACACTTGATCGTGTCGTCGACGACGAAGACGGCCAGTGGCTGTTCGAAACCACCGGCCCGGCAGCGTTGAGCCTCGGCGTCTGGGGTACCGATACCCCACTCAGTCTCACTGCTGACAGGGTCGGTGTTCGGACCGACATAGTCGACGGACTGGGCCCGGTGTTCGGGACCGTCGACGGCTTCATTAGCGCACTGGCGGTGACTGTCGATACTACGGGGACAGTATCAACCCTCGAGGGGCGGTTCGCTGGGCTGTTCGAAGAATCAATGCCAACCGAAGACGAACTCCGAACCAGCCTTGTCAGCGACGAAACGGCTGCCGAAATCGTGCTTGACGCACCGCGGGCACACCTGACAACCACATTTGAGGATGCCTAA
- a CDS encoding AMP-binding protein, which yields MSTPPMTDDVVHEPDPEFIDSTNVAAFMDSYGIDDYEELIARTGPGLEGEPDSGVEWFWDELVDYLDIEFDKPYEQVRDNTEGPQFTQWYPGGRLNIAHNTLDRHATVDNPHRNRVACIWEGEPGETREYTFHELHREANRVANALEERGIETGDTVGLYMPMVPEVVSILYGCFKVGAIAVPIFSGFGVDATATRIDDSECSMLFTGDGFYRRGDPVFLKETADKAIEQTEFVEHCLVYDRLGSANQSTEHEIAFDESRDEWWHDAIAEQSSEYDTKSLPADQESMLLYSSGTTGKPKGIVHTHAGILMQCAKEIYFGFDHKPADRFFWVSDIGWMMGPWMLLGNHTFGGTVFIYEGAPDYPEPNRFWSMIDRHNLTVFGISPTAIRALRKHGDHWVDNHDLSSLRLLGSTGEPWDPESWQWFYEQVGGGEAPIINISGGTEICGCFLMPMPTQPLKPCTLGGPGLGMDVDIVDEAGNSITDDHERGYLVARDSCPSVTKSLWSGDERYLDEYWSTWDDLWDHGDWAQQDEDGFWFLHGRADDALNVAGRKIGPAEIEGVLTDHEAVNQAATIGVPDETTGTAVVVYVVCENGVDPSDELRGELREVVGEKHGKPFRPREIRFVEGLPKTQSGKIVRRAIAAVHTGQELGDLSSIENPELLETLADQS from the coding sequence ATGTCGACTCCGCCAATGACCGACGACGTGGTTCACGAGCCGGACCCCGAGTTCATCGACTCGACGAACGTCGCCGCGTTCATGGATAGCTATGGGATCGACGACTACGAGGAGCTGATCGCCCGCACGGGTCCGGGTCTGGAGGGCGAACCCGACTCCGGCGTCGAGTGGTTCTGGGACGAGTTGGTCGACTACCTCGACATCGAGTTCGACAAACCCTACGAACAGGTCCGGGACAACACCGAGGGGCCGCAGTTCACCCAGTGGTACCCCGGTGGTCGACTCAATATTGCGCACAACACCTTGGATCGTCACGCTACGGTCGACAACCCACATCGCAACCGCGTGGCCTGCATCTGGGAAGGCGAACCGGGTGAGACTCGCGAATACACGTTTCACGAACTCCACCGAGAGGCCAATCGCGTCGCCAACGCCTTAGAGGAACGAGGGATCGAAACCGGCGACACGGTCGGCCTTTATATGCCGATGGTGCCGGAGGTTGTCTCGATTCTCTACGGCTGTTTCAAAGTCGGCGCGATTGCGGTGCCGATCTTCTCGGGGTTCGGCGTCGACGCCACGGCCACCCGGATTGACGACAGCGAGTGTTCGATGCTGTTCACCGGCGACGGCTTCTATCGGCGCGGCGATCCCGTCTTTCTGAAGGAAACTGCGGACAAAGCAATCGAACAGACCGAGTTCGTCGAGCACTGTCTCGTCTACGACCGACTCGGCTCGGCCAACCAGTCGACCGAACACGAAATCGCCTTCGACGAGTCCCGCGACGAGTGGTGGCACGACGCTATCGCCGAGCAGTCCAGCGAGTACGACACCAAATCGCTCCCGGCCGACCAAGAGTCCATGCTGTTGTACTCGTCGGGAACGACCGGGAAACCGAAGGGAATCGTCCACACCCACGCGGGCATCCTCATGCAGTGTGCCAAGGAGATCTACTTCGGCTTCGATCACAAGCCCGCCGACCGCTTCTTTTGGGTTTCGGATATCGGTTGGATGATGGGGCCATGGATGCTGCTCGGCAACCACACCTTCGGCGGCACGGTCTTCATCTACGAGGGTGCACCGGATTATCCGGAGCCTAACCGGTTTTGGTCGATGATCGACCGGCACAACCTGACGGTCTTCGGCATCTCACCAACTGCGATTCGGGCGCTTCGAAAACACGGAGATCACTGGGTCGACAACCACGATCTATCGAGTCTCCGCCTGCTCGGGTCGACCGGCGAACCATGGGACCCCGAATCTTGGCAGTGGTTCTACGAGCAGGTTGGGGGTGGCGAGGCACCGATCATCAACATCTCCGGCGGCACCGAGATCTGTGGCTGTTTCCTGATGCCGATGCCAACACAGCCGCTGAAACCCTGCACGCTCGGCGGTCCCGGCCTCGGAATGGATGTCGACATCGTCGACGAGGCGGGGAACTCGATCACAGACGATCACGAGCGCGGCTATCTCGTCGCCCGCGACTCCTGCCCATCGGTGACGAAATCACTCTGGAGCGGTGACGAGCGATACCTCGATGAGTACTGGTCGACGTGGGACGATCTCTGGGACCACGGCGACTGGGCCCAGCAAGACGAGGATGGCTTTTGGTTCCTCCACGGGCGGGCCGACGACGCACTCAACGTTGCGGGTCGAAAGATCGGTCCTGCCGAGATCGAGGGCGTCCTGACCGACCACGAAGCGGTCAATCAGGCCGCTACAATCGGCGTTCCCGACGAAACCACCGGAACCGCAGTCGTGGTGTATGTCGTCTGTGAGAACGGCGTCGACCCGAGCGACGAACTGCGAGGGGAGCTCCGGGAGGTAGTCGGCGAAAAACACGGCAAACCGTTCCGTCCCCGTGAGATACGGTTTGTCGAAGGATTACCCAAAACCCAGAGCGGTAAAATCGTTCGGCGGGCGATTGCGGCGGTCCACACCGGACAGGAGTTGGGTGATCTATCGAGTATTGAAAACCCCGAACTACTGGAGACACTCGCCGATCAATCCTAA
- a CDS encoding GNAT family N-acetyltransferase, whose protein sequence is MYVRDAKNRDEPWLLDQIEALGVDAESFRSRDYVLAVDEESNTRVGFGRRRIHSGEPDVCELTGIGVVPTWRDQGVGGHVIERLVAEAGDDEFETVYVLTDQPAYLTQFGFGRIDVDELPDQLSARLDRKRDQLDDEVVPLALGVEAFEMPRRLREAFKDADAEDGDSEPEESPEDFGIDPETATYKYDTGE, encoded by the coding sequence ATGTACGTCCGCGATGCCAAAAACCGTGATGAGCCGTGGCTGTTGGACCAGATCGAGGCGCTGGGAGTCGACGCTGAGTCGTTTCGGTCCCGCGACTACGTGCTCGCGGTCGACGAGGAATCCAACACGCGGGTCGGCTTCGGTCGACGCCGGATTCACTCCGGGGAGCCGGACGTCTGCGAACTCACGGGCATCGGCGTAGTGCCCACGTGGCGTGACCAGGGTGTGGGTGGCCACGTCATCGAGCGATTGGTCGCCGAGGCCGGAGACGACGAATTTGAAACGGTTTACGTGTTGACCGACCAGCCGGCGTATCTCACCCAGTTCGGATTTGGTCGGATCGACGTCGACGAACTTCCCGACCAGCTGTCGGCTCGACTCGACCGCAAACGCGACCAACTCGACGATGAGGTCGTCCCGCTGGCGCTCGGCGTCGAGGCCTTCGAGATGCCGCGTCGACTCCGCGAGGCGTTCAAAGACGCCGACGCCGAGGATGGCGACAGCGAGCCTGAAGAGTCGCCCGAAGATTTCGGCATCGATCCCGAGACGGCGACCTATAAGTACGATACCGGGGAGTAG
- a CDS encoding DUF7520 family protein translates to MSDDTPQPGVAGLGRRILLGLGGLMVLLGGLLGFIVGANGGEALSELTVFGIVTVPISPGAMTLYGMVVIAVAITVLYSAVSLASRFDSNAQ, encoded by the coding sequence ATGAGCGACGACACGCCACAGCCCGGGGTTGCAGGGTTAGGTCGACGCATTCTGCTCGGTCTCGGTGGACTGATGGTTCTGTTGGGCGGGCTTCTCGGTTTTATCGTCGGTGCCAACGGCGGTGAGGCCCTGTCTGAACTGACGGTGTTCGGTATTGTGACCGTGCCGATCTCACCGGGGGCGATGACACTGTATGGAATGGTCGTCATTGCGGTCGCCATTACGGTCCTCTACAGCGCAGTGTCGCTTGCCTCGCGGTTCGACAGCAATGCACAGTGA
- the cdd gene encoding cytidine deaminase: MTDSLIDRARSALDAAHVPYSEYRVGAALRTVDGSVFVGCNIENANYSNSLHAEEVAVAEAVKTGHTEFDRLAVTSAARDGVTPCGMCRQTLSEFANEDLEIVCDLGDETATYTLGELLPNTISEETLDAASQQGADQ, encoded by the coding sequence ATGACCGATTCACTGATCGACCGGGCTCGGAGCGCGCTGGATGCTGCCCACGTTCCCTACTCTGAGTACCGTGTCGGTGCAGCGCTTCGAACCGTCGACGGCAGCGTGTTCGTCGGCTGTAATATCGAGAACGCCAACTACTCCAACAGCCTCCACGCCGAGGAGGTTGCGGTCGCCGAGGCGGTCAAAACCGGCCACACGGAGTTCGACCGACTCGCAGTTACCTCTGCGGCCCGCGATGGCGTTACCCCCTGTGGAATGTGTCGACAGACGCTATCGGAGTTCGCCAACGAAGACCTTGAAATCGTCTGCGATCTCGGCGACGAAACGGCGACCTACACGCTCGGCGAACTGCTGCCGAACACCATCTCGGAGGAAACACTTGATGCTGCCAGCCAGCAGGGAGCCGACCAATGA